From Synergistaceae bacterium:
CGGAAGTAGAACTGAGGCTTGTAGCCGGCGAAGAACGGGGTGTGACGACCGCCCTCCTCCTTCTTCAACACGTAGACCTCCGCCTTGAACCTGGTGTGGGACTGGGTGGAGTTGGGCTTGGCCAATACCTGACCGCGCTCGACGTCCTCCTTGTCTATGCCCCTGAGCAACACGCCGACGTTGTCACCGGCCATGGCGCTGTCAAGAATCTTCCTGAACATCTCAAGAGAGGTCGCTACGGTCTTGGTGACGTCCCGCTTCATGCCGACTATGGCAACCTCCTCGCCGCTCTTGATGACACCGCGCTCGACCCTGCCTGTAACAACTGTACCGCGGCCGGTGATGGTGAAGACGTCCTCGATCGGCATGAGGAAGGGCTTGTCAACCTCGCGAACAGGCTCCGGAATGTAGGAGTCGCAAGCGTCCATGAGATCCCACACGCACTTGCTGATCGGGTCCTCGCGGGTGCCGTCGCCCTCCTCCATGACCTTGAGGGCGGAGCCGCGGATGACCGGTACGTCGTCGCCGGGAAACTCGTACTTGCTCAGAAGCTCCCTGACCTCCATCTCGACAAGGTCGAGAAGCTCGGGGTCGTCGACCTGGTCGGTCTTGTTCATGAAGACCACGAGGGCCGGCACGTTGACCTGGCGAGCGAGAAGGACGTGCTCCCGGGTCTGGGGCATGGGGCCGTCGGCGGCGCTGACGACGAGAATAGCACCGTCCATCTGGGCAGCGCCGGTGATCATGTTCTTGATGTAGTCGGCGTGACCGGGACAGTCGATGTGGGCGTAGTGACGGCTCTCCGTCTCGTACTCGACGTGAGAGATGTTGATGGTGATGCCGCGCTCACGCTCCTCGAGTGCCTTGTCGATCATGTCGTAGGCCGTGAACTGGGCGAAGTCCGACGTCGACAGACACTTGGTGATAGCGGCGGTGAGCGTCGTCTTGCCGTGGTCGATGTGACCTATCGTGCCTATGTTGATGTGCGGCTTGGTCCTCTCAAATTTCTCCTTTGCCATTGTGAAAAAACCTCCCTGTTGATGAAATCCGCCCCAGTGGGGACTTTGTCGTAAACTTTCGACCACGGGAACTCCGACATGACCGGAGACACGCCATCAGCCCGCAGATTATACCAGAGAACGCGAGAAAAGAAAGATATAACAGTCGTAATCCGGCTGTATCGCACTCCGCCCGTATCAGCGCGAGACTTGATAAAGACGGCGATGCACCTGTGTTCCCCTGATCTCGGGGTTTGCCGCCGCATAGTCAAGCGCCTTTTTGCCTTGCCTGTCCTTCGCCCCGGGGTCGGCCCCTGCGTCCAGCAGGACGTTTATGACCTCGGGACTCCGGGAGTACCTGGCCGCGTATATCAACGCGGTGGCTCCCTGCTTGTCCTTCTGTTTGAGGTCTGCGCCCGAGTGAAGCACCGCCATGGTCATCTCCGGGTTGGCATTGAAGCCGGCGGCGTACATGAGCGCGTCCCTTCCATCCTTGTCCTTTATGTCGGTCTTCGCCCCGAACCTGATGAGCGATGCTATGATCGCCGGGTTGCCGTTCTCCTCCGCGGCGAGCGAGATTGCCGTGCGGCCCTCGGGATCGCGATAGTTCGGATCGATATTCGCCTGGAGCAGAAGGGTCGCCACGTCCGGGTTCGTGTTGAAACGAGCGGCGTACATGAGGGCGTTTCTGCCGTGGCTGTCCCTGACATGGGGATTGGTGCGGCAGGCCAAAGTCTTGGCCGTCAGAATCGCCCTTATCACCTCGGGGTTCGGATTGCGAGCTGCGGCGTGCATGAGCAGGCTGGCGTAGTCCTTGTCCCTGGCGAAAATGTTTCCACCCTTGGCGAGAAGGGCCAACAGGACGTCGGGATCGGGGTTTCCTGCTGCTGCCCACATCATCGGGCTCCTTGCCCGGTCGTCGAAGCCCGCCTGTCGCGCGCTGGCGTCGGACAGCCGTCCTACGGCCAAGCGGTCCGGATTCTCCTCCGCCCCGTGCATCAGGGCGGACGCCCCCTCGTAGTCCTTCATAACGGCAACGGCCCCTGCCTTGTACAGGTCGTCGATCATCTTCGCGTCCTTGTTGCGAGCGGCGTACATCAACGCGGTGTACCCCTCGTCGTTCATCACGTTCACTGTCTGTGCCCATACGTCGCCCGCTGCCCTGAGAAGCTCCCTTGGGACCTCGTTGTTCGGGTTGTATCGGATCGCCAGCATAAGGGCGGTCCACCCATGCGCGTCGACCGAGTGCACGTCCGAGCCTGCTTTCA
This genomic window contains:
- the tuf gene encoding elongation factor Tu yields the protein MAKEKFERTKPHINIGTIGHIDHGKTTLTAAITKCLSTSDFAQFTAYDMIDKALEERERGITINISHVEYETESRHYAHIDCPGHADYIKNMITGAAQMDGAILVVSAADGPMPQTREHVLLARQVNVPALVVFMNKTDQVDDPELLDLVEMEVRELLSKYEFPGDDVPVIRGSALKVMEEGDGTREDPISKCVWDLMDACDSYIPEPVREVDKPFLMPIEDVFTITGRGTVVTGRVERGVIKSGEEVAIVGMKRDVTKTVATSLEMFRKILDSAMAGDNVGVLLRGIDKEDVERGQVLAKPNSTQSHTRFKAEVYVLKKEEGGRHTPFFAGYKPQFYFR